One Dermacentor albipictus isolate Rhodes 1998 colony chromosome 10, USDA_Dalb.pri_finalv2, whole genome shotgun sequence genomic window, ttAATGttgaacgttaccttgcgtgcaccgttgctgtttgtctttgtagtacacagaacacacagcgagacgtgtttgcttgatgTGTTGTTGTGCACCGTAGTTCATTACCTCCGATATTGTTAGCATTGTCATTGCATCacacggcacatcgcatcgtggcagaaacGTTAAACTTTAGCAGTCTGCAGATTTAGATATTTTAGGCCcaatcgaatacgaattgaatggTGCCCGAAGCGAATCGAATGGAGTCAAATATCGTCTAGTTTTTGAATATTGATAAGCTGATATGACAATTATtgtgaaacgattttcacatcCAAACATTCTTAAGTCAGCAAGCTTTTGCCATTACATAGTGCGTTGTGGAGTGTCGTTTATTAAAAGCTCATGTATAGCATCAGGAGCAAACAAGTgttttcttcacatgcacaggtcTCTTCAAAGAGTGCGAATGATCGTTGTACAGTCTGTAAAGTGTAGATTCCTAAGTgccgtagcctgctccactatgcaagttctcatgttttactTCTTTACTATGCCCGCGTGGTTGAAGACTTATTGTACTTTTTGTCCAATTTTATATTTAACTGGGTGTAGTTGAAGTTCTGGAATATTCGAAACGTATTTCAGAAATATTTGCATTTGTGATTAGTGACTGTTCGATTTGTTATTCGAAAGTTCCGAATATTCGTACACTCTTAATAAACTTTCATTGAATTATGTGCCTGCACATGCGAACACTGCAATcgaattacgaggcacgccgtagtggcggccTCCGGTGTCATTTTGGCCCCCTGCGGttttttagcgtgcacctaaatctgtgcACACGAGTGTTTCTATGTTTCCACCCATCAAAATTCCACTGCCACGGTCAGAATCGAACCCGCACCCTCGAGCAACGCCAAGTGTTCATTTGACCTGCGGCCACCTCCGTAGTGTATATCCTATAACACTACGCTactttaatgcggctttgcgtctgcacggcCTGCGTCAGTTATCTGCTAGACAAAtttgcacggtgtttatttttgGATAAATATCAGAAACGTACTGCACAGTACCTTGAAGTTAAATTTACTTATTTAGTCCGCAACTGCTGTCGTGTCTAGCAGTAGCGTTCTCTTGCCTTCTCTCTACGCCGTTTCCCTCTCCCGCCCTCGCCCTctgcacaggagctatgagcgaACTTTCGTGCCTGCGTCTGTTTTACGTACTACCCATTATCTACCTCCTCTCTCTACCTCCTCTCTGTCATTCTGTCTCCCTTCCCTCCGGGCTGTTGCCCGTTAGTACAAAgttaagcgctgcagtttctgcagtgctcCTGGGGGGGTTCACCGATAATTACAGCAATCAAGGCGATGTTGTGGCGACGCCCAAGGAGCTCCAGACGGCATTGTAGCAACGCGACTGAGAGGTCCAAACGAGATTCCCGCGTCGCCTCTTTATATTTCCGCCACGGCCCTGCCATATATGCATGCCCTGAACCACACCTCCCCTCGCGGCAGGCAAAACagcggccgcagcagcagcagtggaaaagttgaaggaagaggcaaaacaaaagcttcgctttagaaaGCGGGCATCATAGTGTTGTCAGTTTTAAGAGACTAGCTGCGAGTTACTATAGGTCCCTCTACGCCTCCACCAGAGTACTGTAAAGCAGACGTGCAACACACACACAGGGGACGAACGAGAACAACTCTTCTTGGGTCAGTTTCTAGCACCTTGCGCTCGCTTTTTGTCGTCCTGAACTAGCGCCACTCGCGCAGAATGCACTAAATTCCTCATGCCGGCACGGAAATCCAAATCGGCGTCAGCTGGTGGGGCATTCTGTAAGTCCCCACCCAGTGGACATGTACATTTCctccgctgctgaagttctgattcgCTGGCCTCGGTTACGCGTCAGGAATATACACAATTCCAgctaatcagcacttcagcagcagacgaaattgacatgtccactaggtggacacttacagaatactcccGCCCTACACTCTGTCACTTCTGCATGGCCTTCGGCACACACCTAGCGTACAACCAGTCAAGCCGTTCACATGGCTGTCTTGAACACCTTGTCGGTCTTTAGACCGCTTGGGTGGAGGATTTCCGTGCAGCTGGCTAGCAAGTAGGAACGCGGGTTCGATGTTGTTGTAGACAAGATAGCTGTTCTTGTCGACAAGCTAACTGGTGTGACGTTCAGTAAACACGTCGAAAACTCGGTCTGCACGTTGACTGACGTCAACTGTTGCAGTCCTGTAGTCTTCCGTGTGCGGAACAAGGACGGTGTCAACAAAGTGCACAGCACCGTGTCTTCCTTGCTCAAATGGTTCTCACTGTGGCAGATGTACCATGCAGCCGGAAGTATCACGTTGAGGTCACCAGCCGTGTGTTCTCCTCTTGATGAACGAGTTGTCAAGGCCGGATATATCCATACAGTGCTGTGATCACCAAAGTGGTGATATTTTTCTTGTCACCCTAGAAACTATCTCGAGCATTTTGCGGGAATTGAGTTATCTATCTGGGCAGATTGGCGAAATATTGTATCTACATAGCCgtatggaactgtaggggatccCTTTTAGCTGTCACTGTTCTTAATATGTGATTACTGATATAGTTTCAGTCTGTCTTCAGAAGCTttgtttccttttatttcttcattCGGCACGGACATCGCCAGAGCGAGCTCTTTGACACAGTAACACTTTGCGATAGCGATAGTATAGCGATGTGTATCTATCGCTTGCCTTGTGTGAGTAAATGTTTTTTTCATCTCTCGCAGACTGGCCGAAGCTGCTGGTCCAAGTGTGGCACCAGGACAGCTTCGGGCGGAACGAACTCGTCGGCTACGGCTCGTGCCACCTTCCCAGCGCGCCAGGTTTCTCCAAGGTAGACTGCCCGACCTGGCGCCCAGTGGGCACCTTGCTTGAAGAAGTGTCGAGACACTTCCTGGGTGGTGGACTTCATCTCAGGGACCCAGAGGAAGTCTGCGGTAGCGTGGGCGACCGATTCAGGCTGCGCACCGAAGCAATGGGCACTGTTCACTTGGAACTGTACGCCATTCACAGAGATTTTCACAAGTACGGCATCGAGGTTTAATGCCTCCCGATTAGGTTCCTGTGGAAGATGATGTCCTGACATCAAGATCGTGCTATGAATTGAAAGAAATGTGTTCAGACTGTATTTTTCTCCGCCAGCTCTTCGGCAGAAACAGTACTTATTCAACGCACACGACGCTGTTGACGGACTTGCTTTTATTGCCACGAGGAAAAGCTTAAGTCACACTTTTGCCACTATTGCCCGTATGGACATGGACATGAATTGCGTATGACGCTGGGATGCGCATCAAGTAACTTTTTACAGCTCGCCTGCATTGGTCCTCTTGGAGAAACCTGCGCGATCCCAACTTTCATTTATTGCGTATTGGTTATCTTCAACCTGCGGTAAGAAGCGCAAGATCCGAGATGCAACTCCTATTTGAGAAGCCTAACGCGCTCTTCTTCCTGGCTGTCTTCAGCATCTGTTGCACGTTCATCTTTACTCCTTCGGCCTGTGCCAACGAGACGTCACCTGACGTAACCGCGGAAATGACCAGCGTCACCACTGCACTCGCGACCACCTTCGACCTCGACTCCACCACCCTCGCCGAAGAAACGTCGCAACCGGAGCAAACTGCCGCAGCGACAACGGTGACGCCAGCGACCGACGCCGCGACGACGATGACGTCACTACCGGCGACAGCAGCGCCTCCTAGGCCCACACTTTTGGTGGCGCCCAGCGACCGTTGCGGGTGCGACCTGACCGCCAGCTCGTGCGACGTGGACTGTTGCTGCGACGGAGACTGCAGTCCCAACGACTCCAGGGCGTTCCAGTTCTGCATCGACAAGAAAACCGAAGAGCCAGACTTGAGGTACTGCACCAAGAGAGACGCCATCTTTCGCAACAGGACGCTCTTCGAGAAAAGGCCGGTAGGAGACTTGCTCTGCATCGTCGTCGACAATGTCTTGAAGAAGGACGTCTATCCAGATCCTCCACAAATAAAGACACTGGCCGATGCCCACAGCTTTATTAAGGGCAAGGTCACCCACGACTGGCTGCCCGCCGATGGCTTCAGGCGTGAGCCACAGGCCCTGTTCAAAGCGGGAAGCCCCCTGCTTCGGGTGGACGATAACGGCATCATCGAAGAGTGGAGTGAGTTCTTTGCAATTAATCCAATTTTGTCACAGCTCTTTCCGCCGTGTCTTATAAGCACTTGAGTAGAACAGAGGTTGTTGAGGGAGAGAGGCTGTTAACCAAGCTCGAGCGCTTCCAAAACTCATGTTGACCCTGCTCAAATCATTGTGCTCATCTCAACCTTAGCCTTCTATTCATGGTCTATAAGCTGCACCACGTCtctatgagaaaaaaagaaaaactacttGTATTGCCCATGTTTGCAGCAGTTACCATAGCAAGTTGACCATGAGAACGAATGAAACGCACAACCGGTGTTGCCAGTCTCCGAAGCCAGTTTTCCCCTAAACTAAATTTAAAAAATGAATTATCTACGTTTCCCTAGACTTTTACAAAATGTGGTTAGTTTGTGAATGTTGTTTTTGTAAGGATAAGTTTGATTTGTACTGCTAAAACTGAGTGCAAATTTGTTTAAAGTCATTTCTTAACCCGCTTTAACATGTTCTAATAATGAAGTGACTGCACTGTAGTTGAAGTGATGCTGCAGTGCAAGGTGTTATGTTAACGATTTCATTGTTGTCCAAACTGGTTCGCACATAGAGCAAAGTGCCGACACTACATGGCACTCTATTCGAATTTGCAAGGAAGCTGGGCGCCATGCAGACCTCCATTACAGAACGTAACAATATTAAAACAGTGTTTAGTTTCATGGCACCTTTTTAAAAGATGTGAATAATTATTttgttctttctgtttcttttgaaCGCCGTGTACTTACGTTGCACTGCCACACTTTCGCGCTTACACGTGACTTGCAGTGAAGCATGCACACACGCGGACAATTTCGATGTTCCTCCAAACCAAAAACTCGCCCAGACACGTGACCATTCGGACTCTCTCCAAGGTTGCCCTGCCTATGGGCGGTTCCCAGTAAGCTTTATTATGCGCGCACATATATATAGGCCGCTGCTCGTCGATACGATGGCATCGTCTGGCTCGGTGCTAGGTACATGTGTCTCCTCACGTCGAAATTCGCCCTTGCTGATTTGCTTGGTGCTGCAACATACGTTTGTTTCACCGATTGCGGACAACTGTTTCATTGTCAGTGCGGAGAAATCGCGGAAGCAGTAGTTCTTTAAAAGAGCCCAGCGCATTCGCACCCTGTCGTTTGCTTGGCAAGATGGGTTAGCTGCACTTCAGTGCGATTGTGACAGTCCGCGTGCTGTTGCGAAGATAATGTGTCCTGAATGAAATGAGCACGCGCCGCGACGTTAGCCGTTCCATAGTTTCGATTTCTGAGCGCGCAATTTCTCAAGATTCGGACCAATCTGTCTTTCTTCCCCTCAACAAGGCCTGAAAGATACCTAGCTAGATTTACTTAATCTACCCTGGAGTTGGCGTAACTGCGCACAATACAAGGTAACGCGCGAATAAGAAAGGAGTGATGAAACGGTGCCATTTTAAGCGTATTGTTATAATGTAACCGTGGTTTTACGTCCCGTTTATGATGACAATGTAGCGACTTTCTCGCAAAATCCGTCGCTTTTTCGCAGCATTCAGTGGAATTAATGGCTCATTGCGGAGAGCGGGATTCTATAGCCGTGTTCAGGTAATGTTAGCACTTTTTTATTGGTGAAAAGACGCTTAATGTTTCAATATGTGTTTGCACTCACTATATTTTTTTAAACGCGTTCGTTACCTCTACCCTGCTCAAGGTAAGCAGTGGGGATTGTCACCAACTAACGCATCTCTTCGCATTACCTTTTTTATATCTACATGCGGATCTTAAATGCTATCTCCAATATTATCTTGCTCTTCGGGGAGCTAATATTGGGATTCAATAGTACTATAGATCCTTGCGCTCCCTGATGCCCCTTTTCCAAACGGCATGGTTGGATGTTATTTGCTCGTGAGGAGTGGTACTAGTGAAatacatgcaataaaaaaaagcatggctacGTCAGCGGGCGCTTCGCAATTTCTCAGTGGAATTTCTAAGCAACACAAGACTAGGAAATTGGCGGTACTTCAATTTGGAATTCAGTTTTTATCTACTTCCCGCTGTTGGTAGCGACACACACAAAAGTAGATGCTCATAAAGATTCAGTGCCCATTGCTTCATTTATACACAAAGGgggaaaattgtttttttttctttcctggcgcCATTCTTTTAATTGTGCTTGTTTTTATCTCGACACAATACAATCCGCTTGCTAGCTGTACTTATGAACGGGTGGTATTTAAATATCTAAGGGTCGATAACTCTTTTTCTGGAACGTCAACGggctgaatttattggtttttgaAAACGCGACACGCGGGGCCTATGCGCGCTCTACTCTGTTTATCCGTCAACAACGCTCCCCTACACTTCGGCGGAGATACACCAGAAAACCTCACCGGATTCGCTGAGCCTCAGAATACGCCGCATGTAATGCAGCTGCTAGCGTGAAGGTCACCTGCAGTGCAGGTTGTGTACTACGTCTGATTCTGTTCCAGTATTCAAGGAATTCTATATAAAGCATCCAGAAGAAAATCCATTGGCAACCCTACTTATGTTTCTAACAGCTTATAAGGTTGCTTTATTGTTTTGACGCTCTTTGTTCACAAACCCTCTCCCCATAAGAAGTACAATTCAATGTGGTGGTAAAGTagtcaacgaaaaaaaaaaaggtggtagACACGCTGACGAGAGACATTGTTTCAGCACTTAGTGCATTCAGCAATGCCACCCTGCATGGCTCTGTTCCTTATTTTTCAAAGTGATTATTGCTTGGCACCAGCGATAACTGATAGCTATAAATGCTGAGTTGTAGCAGTAACTGCGGTAGTAGCGCAACTAATTGGCAGCTGTCGTTGTTATGTAGTAATAGCTGTTAAGTAGTAATAGCGATGTAAATAGCACCTTTACGACGTAGCAGCAATGCGGAGCTACGATGCAGTAGCTATTGCATTATCAACTGTGCTACTTAGTAGCTATAGCTGTAGCTTTGTAGCATCAATAATGATAGCACCGATAGTACTAACCGCTATCGCTGCTGCAGCCGACACGGCTGTTAGTAGCAGCTATCAATCAAGAAGCTATCTGAACTAGATTCTCTGCTTCACTTATCTCTCGAAGCATCATCATAATGTTTACAACCAACATGTTTCCTTGCCCCCTTCCCTTCCTAGAAATCAACGGAGCAGCCTTAATTGTCTACACCTAGGATAAACCGTCTTGTCGTCTTCGTTCGGTGTCGTATTACCAGCTGCCTGTGGCTGAGTTGGCACTTGAGCGGTTACATTTAGTGgcgtatacattttttttctttgcgttcaTGGGTTTCATTTCAATGTCTGCATCGCACAAAGTAGTCGGTAACCTTGCAGGAAGCCGCAGGACTTAACTTCTTTTGATTTTCAGTCTGCGCGTTTTTGCCTCGTAAACTTCCCTGCATGCTCATGTGTGTGCAAGACCCGAGAGGCTATCACGCGTCATTGTTACAAACATAGACGACCATAGTGGAAATCTTAAATTACGCAAGAGGCTGCTTCCCCTTCTTGTGTGCAACAGATCATTTCGTTCATGATGTGTTCtcacgtttgttttatttttttatttgttcgcgATCTCTTGCTGTTCATGCGCTCTGTACACTCCAAAGACCATCGATCACAATTTCAGCAGTAGGCATCCCGAGGGGTTTTTTCCGCGTACATCAGGAGGTCGCACACGCCCTTCAAGCAAACTTTGATTCTGTTCAGTACTACTGCACTTGCTCCATCGCTATATATAGGTTGACACGACTGGAATCCCTATCGCTTTCTGAACTCGTAGCGCATTTATGTGTAGAAGAGATAAACGGTTCCGTGATGGAGAAACAGCTTGGATTACAGGACAGTCAAAGCGAGGCCGATTACGGTATGCTCGTGACGAACTGCCCTAATTTCATGCACTGAAGCTTACATACACCGGCCTTTGCGTAGCAGCATTCCCATACCACGTGGAAGGCGGTAGAAAACAAGATGCAGCAGTGAACGCCGCGTGCAGCAACTCCGGCGGGATGTCGTGTGGAGCGAGCCGTGTTCTGCCAAGGAGCAAACTAAATCATCTCAGCGCCAATTGCGCAAAATGTCACATTCTGCGTTTGCATCAACGTCTTGACCGTCTTCCTCTCTGGGGTCTATCTCCTCTCTCGCTATGGCTCTATACCTTCCTCGGTGGGGTAGTCAACCATATAAATTTCACTGGTAGTCGCCTgtcgtgtacacacacacacacacacacacacacacacacacacacacacacacacacacatatatatatatatatatatatatatatatatatatatatatatatatatatatatatatatatatatatatatatatatatatatatatacgggaccTTATGCTTAAGTGGAGCTGTCCCCTTTTCGGCTATAGAATTAAGGGTCGCTAAATATAAATACTTAAACTTTTATACCTAGTCAATTACTTTTCCTTTGCTTTACTTCATCTCCGAAAACTTTTTAGTAATAAATCAATAGCCAATATTTCGGAAAGCAGATACATTATTAGCGAATAAAGTAAAGGCGAAATGTATTCTTTAACTTACCCGAAGTCAACCAACAACCTTAGTACAACATTCCTTAATTTGTTCTACGCATTTGAGATTTTTTCGCATAAAGGCTTGAAAATAAGCGAAAAAAATCTGCAGTGATCCTTTTGAACTGATGATGATCGTAGCAGTGATGCCGATGATGATTACACACTCCTAAGCGCCACCCTTATCGTTGCAGGACTGCCAACCAAGCTGTTCAGCTCTCGCTGCGAAGCGACCGAAGCGATCGTCTACCTCCGGGACGCCGAATACGAGTGCCGACGTAAGATCGGCGGCACGCTGGAACAGTCCTGCTCGTCGGACCCTGCATTCTCTGCCTTCGCCTACCACAGCAACTTCTCAATACTGTCGCAACCCGAGGAAAGGTTGAGAATAGAGTCGTTCGCGTGCTCTAACGACTCTTGCCTGGCGGCCAACACGAGCGACTGTGCGCCGCGCTACGTCGACGGCTCTTGCGTCCACGTGGTCTCGGATGCCTCTTTCCGAGTTTTCCACAGCGGCGCCGACGGCATCGACAGGATCGAAGCCCACTACAAGCTCGGCACGCTTAAACCTCACACTACGGAGTTTAGCCAACGGTTCAGCGTCTCCTTCGTTTGGGCATCTTCGAACGAAGCTGAAGCTATTAAAGTGAGCGGCAATCCGGGATATTTATCAGGGCTTCCAGTACTGGCGGGCTGCTTCGCTCAGAATGGGTCGGCGTGCAAGGAGCAAGATTCCTCGATGTTCCTTGCGGTTCCCGAAACAACCGACGGGGACTGCTCTTCTCCCGTCGGGAGGACCACGGTCAAGTTTCGCTACAACGTCAGGACCGGCTGCCTCCTGTGGCCCTCCAGGTTCCCGAGCTGTTCGGCGCTGCAGGACGCTCTGCTGGCCTACGTCACTTTCGCCGACCGTCACGTGACCCACGTCGCGAGCTTCGGGAACGCCAACAGGTCCCAGGTCGCGGACTTCGTTCCGGTTCTGGTCGAGAACTCGCCCGCGACCGATTCGAGACAGGCGGGCGCCTCTTCGACGGCCGGAAGTGACGTCTGCGTCCTGCCCGCGACGGAAGTCCGCGTCTACGTCATGCACGCCCGCACCGAACACTCGTCCAAGCCTCAGGAGAAGGTAGTTTCGGTTTTACGCTCGTACAGCGGCGGCGCGGCAGAAGTGCGGCTCTCTCGGCGCCTTCCGGTGGAAGTGACGTACCTGGCCACCTTTGTTGACGTCACACGCGCGCCTCGGCGCATCTTTGCGCCTCCGCCCACGATCGACGCGCGACTGCCTCAGGATTTTTTCTATCCCTTCTTTCTGGAGTCGGCGGCGAAATACCACGGCCCAAGTGCGATCTCTTGTTCTTTGTCCCTCGCACTCGTCGTCGCCGCAGCCGGCGACTTTTGGCTGCTGACGTTTGTGCCGTTATTGGAGCATTGTTAAGAGAAACATCTGGAACTGCTTGGTTCTTCCAGGCGGCGGATGATGCTTCAAGGCCAACATCTGCTCGCGGCCGACCTTTCGGGACGAAATGAACGTGGCGTATAAGGCAgcgagtttctttctttttttttcgtggagtGTTGAGAGATCTTTAAGACGACCCCTTTTTCCCGTGTAACGAGCCCTTCCCAAGAGATGCGCATTAATCGTTCGGTGCCGCTTGAAAGTGCGAGTGCGCCTCGATCCACTGGTTATGAAAACTCACTAACCCAGCTGGCGATTAAAATTTGACTTCAATCGTAAATCTTTTACTGAGCGCTTCGTGCTCAATGCAACGGGGCTATTTGCTTTGAGAGCAAATAAAAGCAGACTTGCATGTTCTCATTTTCGCCTTTCTGTTGCGTGCATCTTTCGCGTTTTCTGTCCTATTATTGTTGTTTTCGAATATTGTGACTGTAAAAACACGCTTACAAGCGTTATCGCAGTCTTCGGAGTTCTGTCTGCCAGAGTTCACTAAGTACTCGTTTTCGCTATTCAAGTCATTGTTTCTGGTCATGCAATGCAGTTTACTGCTTATGTGTTCAATGGCGATTCATTCAGTTAATTTACCTGGGAGCAGTTATATTTCTGCCAACTCTAATGTTTCGCGTCTTTCGTTGATACTGCTTCGAACAGCTGACCAACGTTGCCGCATCCTCAAATTTGCGGCTCTTGCCAATGTCAGCTCGCTAGCCATAGTCGCGAAAAAAGCTGTAAgaccttggtatttgtgttgtcAGGACAAGCCTATAATGAGATGCTACTCCATCAGCATGCTCTGTGAACGCTCTTCACCGATGATAAGCTATAGTTTAAGTGCAAACAGACTAGCCAATTATTTCCTCGTCCAATGTACC contains:
- the B9d2 gene encoding B9 domain-containing protein 2 isoform X2, with product MAELHVFGQIVGASDFPCSSLFCKWSLKFGDNWTLLEGFREGQTQVDRHRYEDNRVVWCHPLDVHFSTRGIQDWPKLLVQVWHQDSFGRNELVGYGSCHLPSAPGFSKVDCPTWRPVGTLLEEVSRHFLGGGLHLRDPEEVCGSVGDRFRLRTEAMGTVHLELYAIHRDFHKYGIEV
- the tctn gene encoding tectonic-1; protein product: MQLLFEKPNALFFLAVFSICCTFIFTPSACANETSPDVTAEMTSVTTALATTFDLDSTTLAEETSQPEQTAAATTVTPATDAATTMTSLPATAAPPRPTLLVAPSDRCGCDLTASSCDVDCCCDGDCSPNDSRAFQFCIDKKTEEPDLRYCTKRDAIFRNRTLFEKRPVGDLLCIVVDNVLKKDVYPDPPQIKTLADAHSFIKGKVTHDWLPADGFRREPQALFKAGSPLLRVDDNGIIEEWRLPTKLFSSRCEATEAIVYLRDAEYECRRKIGGTLEQSCSSDPAFSAFAYHSNFSILSQPEERLRIESFACSNDSCLAANTSDCAPRYVDGSCVHVVSDASFRVFHSGADGIDRIEAHYKLGTLKPHTTEFSQRFSVSFVWASSNEAEAIKVSGNPGYLSGLPVLAGCFAQNGSACKEQDSSMFLAVPETTDGDCSSPVGRTTVKFRYNVRTGCLLWPSRFPSCSALQDALLAYVTFADRHVTHVASFGNANRSQVADFVPVLVENSPATDSRQAGASSTAGSDVCVLPATEVRVYVMHARTEHSSKPQEKVVSVLRSYSGGAAEVRLSRRLPVEVTYLATFVDVTRAPRRIFAPPPTIDARLPQDFFYPFFLESAAKYHGPSAISCSLSLALVVAAAGDFWLLTFVPLLEHC